The proteins below come from a single Kryptolebias marmoratus isolate JLee-2015 linkage group LG12, ASM164957v2, whole genome shotgun sequence genomic window:
- the LOC108247082 gene encoding thyroid hormone receptor alpha isoform X2 has protein sequence MHILQPYCINRWPDVPKRKRKNSQSSAKSMSALSVSVPGYIPSYLEKDEPCVVCGDKATGYHYRCITCEGCKGFFRRTIQKNLNPSYSCKYDGHCIIDKITRNQCQLCRFKKCISVGMAMDLVLDDSKRVAKRRLIEENRERRRREEMVRTLQTRPEPDSTEWELIRMVTEAHRNTNASWKQKLKFLPDDIGQGQMMPTSNGDKVDIGVFSEFTKIMTPAITRVVDFAKKLPMFSELPCEDQIILLKGCCMEIMSLRAAVRYDPESDTLTLSGEMAVKREHLKNGGLGVVSDAIFDLGKSLAQFNLDDSEVALMQAVLLLSSDRSGLMSVEKIEQWQDAYLLAFEHYINHRKHNIPHFWPKLLMKVTDLRMIGACHAGRFVHMKVECPNELFPPLFLEVFEDQEV, from the exons ATGCATATCTTACAGCCGTACTGCATcaacag GTGGCCTGATGTGccgaagaggaagaggaagaacagCCAGTCTTCAGCGAAGAGCATGTCCG CTCTTAGCGTCTCTGTTCCAGGGTACATCCCCAGCTACCTGGAGAAGGACGAGCCATGTGTGGTGTGTGGGGACAAGGCCACGGGGTACCACTACCGCTGCATCACTTGTGAGGGCTGCAAG GGGTTTTTCCGCAGGACAATCCAGAAAAACCTCAATCCTTCTTACTCCTGTAAATATGACGGCCACTGCATCATCGACAAGATCACCCGCAACCAGTGCCAGCTGTGCCGATTTAAGAAGTGCATCTCCGTGGGCATGGCCATGGACT TGGTGTTGGATGACAGCAAGCGCGTGGCCAAGAGGCGCCTCATCGAGGAGAACCGAGAGCGCCGGAGGAGAGAGGAGATGGTGCGGACGCTGCAGACGAGGCCTGAGCCGGACAGCACCGAGTGGGAGCTGATCCGGATGGTGACCGAGGCTCACAGGAACACGAACGCCAGCTGGAAGCAGAAGCTCAAGTTCCTG cCGGACGATATCGGCCAGGGTCAGATGATGCCCACCTCAAACGGCGATAAAGTCGACATCGGGGTCTTCAGCGAGTTCACCAAGATCATGACCCCCGCCATTACTCGCGTGGTGGACTTTGCCAAGAAACTGCCCATGTTTTCAGAG CTGCCTTGCGAAGACCAGATCATCTTGCTGAAGGGCTGCTGCATGGAGATCATGTCGCTGCGGGCCGCCGTACGCTACGACCCCGAGAGCGACACGCTGACGCTGAGCGGCGAGATGGCCGTGAAGCGCGAGCACCTGAAAAACGGCGGCCTGGGCGTGGTGTCCGACGCCATATTTGACCTGGGCAAGAGCCTGGCACAGTTCAACTTGGACGACTCGGAGGTGGCGCTCATGCAGGCCGTGCTGCTCCTGAGCTCGG ATCGCTCCGGGCTGATGAGCGTGGAGAAGATCGAGCAGTGGCAGGACGCCTACCTGTTGGCGTTCGAGCACTACATCAACCACCGCAAGCACAACATTCCCCACTTCTGGCCCAAGCTGCTGATGAAGGTGACGGACCTGCGTATGATCGGGGCGTGCCACGCCGGCCGCTTCGTCCACATGAAGGTGGAGTGTCCCAACGAACTCTTCCCGCCGCTTTTCCTGGAGGTCTTCGAGGACCAGGAAGTGTGA
- the LOC108247082 gene encoding thyroid hormone receptor alpha isoform X1 — translation MFNKQDSASSEGDEKGWPDVPKRKRKNSQSSAKSMSALSVSVPGYIPSYLEKDEPCVVCGDKATGYHYRCITCEGCKGFFRRTIQKNLNPSYSCKYDGHCIIDKITRNQCQLCRFKKCISVGMAMDLVLDDSKRVAKRRLIEENRERRRREEMVRTLQTRPEPDSTEWELIRMVTEAHRNTNASWKQKLKFLPDDIGQGQMMPTSNGDKVDIGVFSEFTKIMTPAITRVVDFAKKLPMFSELPCEDQIILLKGCCMEIMSLRAAVRYDPESDTLTLSGEMAVKREHLKNGGLGVVSDAIFDLGKSLAQFNLDDSEVALMQAVLLLSSDRSGLMSVEKIEQWQDAYLLAFEHYINHRKHNIPHFWPKLLMKVTDLRMIGACHAGRFVHMKVECPNELFPPLFLEVFEDQEV, via the exons GTGGCCTGATGTGccgaagaggaagaggaagaacagCCAGTCTTCAGCGAAGAGCATGTCCG CTCTTAGCGTCTCTGTTCCAGGGTACATCCCCAGCTACCTGGAGAAGGACGAGCCATGTGTGGTGTGTGGGGACAAGGCCACGGGGTACCACTACCGCTGCATCACTTGTGAGGGCTGCAAG GGGTTTTTCCGCAGGACAATCCAGAAAAACCTCAATCCTTCTTACTCCTGTAAATATGACGGCCACTGCATCATCGACAAGATCACCCGCAACCAGTGCCAGCTGTGCCGATTTAAGAAGTGCATCTCCGTGGGCATGGCCATGGACT TGGTGTTGGATGACAGCAAGCGCGTGGCCAAGAGGCGCCTCATCGAGGAGAACCGAGAGCGCCGGAGGAGAGAGGAGATGGTGCGGACGCTGCAGACGAGGCCTGAGCCGGACAGCACCGAGTGGGAGCTGATCCGGATGGTGACCGAGGCTCACAGGAACACGAACGCCAGCTGGAAGCAGAAGCTCAAGTTCCTG cCGGACGATATCGGCCAGGGTCAGATGATGCCCACCTCAAACGGCGATAAAGTCGACATCGGGGTCTTCAGCGAGTTCACCAAGATCATGACCCCCGCCATTACTCGCGTGGTGGACTTTGCCAAGAAACTGCCCATGTTTTCAGAG CTGCCTTGCGAAGACCAGATCATCTTGCTGAAGGGCTGCTGCATGGAGATCATGTCGCTGCGGGCCGCCGTACGCTACGACCCCGAGAGCGACACGCTGACGCTGAGCGGCGAGATGGCCGTGAAGCGCGAGCACCTGAAAAACGGCGGCCTGGGCGTGGTGTCCGACGCCATATTTGACCTGGGCAAGAGCCTGGCACAGTTCAACTTGGACGACTCGGAGGTGGCGCTCATGCAGGCCGTGCTGCTCCTGAGCTCGG ATCGCTCCGGGCTGATGAGCGTGGAGAAGATCGAGCAGTGGCAGGACGCCTACCTGTTGGCGTTCGAGCACTACATCAACCACCGCAAGCACAACATTCCCCACTTCTGGCCCAAGCTGCTGATGAAGGTGACGGACCTGCGTATGATCGGGGCGTGCCACGCCGGCCGCTTCGTCCACATGAAGGTGGAGTGTCCCAACGAACTCTTCCCGCCGCTTTTCCTGGAGGTCTTCGAGGACCAGGAAGTGTGA